The nucleotide window TAGACTGTAAGTTGGTACATTGCATCGCAATGCATGTTTTGCATATTTCATTTCGTCAATCAGCTTCATCAATACGCGATATTTTTCGTTATCTTGTACCGTATCACCAACGATTGGATGTATCGAGCATCTGTGATTCATGCAGACGCGTCACACCTTTGCATTCATACTTCTCTCCCATTTATCTCGACGCGTGTATTTTATCattgcttctttttttctcctccctgaatttttttcccttctcccCATATCGGCTTACCTGATTGCGGGTTCGCGTCACGTTACAATACTATAactcgtttgaaattttccctACCCGAGTTATAACGAGATACATATTACACAAGCACATCTCCGTATGTGTGCATACAATGTAATTTATACGAACGacatatattgtacatacatatatatatatgtacataaaaaatGCGTATTTGCCGATCGTAATTATACTCGCAAATAACAGCTTCACACCACAGGCTTATCAACACTGTGAATTTGCGACCGGCAGCAACTTAAATCTGCAACGTGGACGCTTATCACCGCGCCgataatattttacacaaGAATATATTAATTCGATCACTGCATTATGCATGATGCACCGTACATTTTTCACTAAATACTATCTGCAGCTGATGTAATCTTATACTGTATACCCACTTCGTTTTTTCGTTACCAAcaattgtgaaaaaagaatgaaaaaaagaaccaaaaaAGAAACGCGTCTTAAACcttcgaaaataaattatggACCATCACCTATCGAATCAACTATAAGAACGGACAGTTTTGAATTTACATTATTCTACTTCATTTACGGATATTTTAGGAATAGAAAATCGGTAATGGAGTGAATAGCGAAATAAGGAGCTTTTAGAGGTCGCATACAATGTTAAGCTGTTATATGTAGTTAAGATTACCTTCTGTTCAGCTCGGGCGGGAGAACACTCCAATCTTCGGTCTCATAATAGGGCCACATGATGCGTAATCTCACCAAACAGTAGGATTTTGCAATTTAAACGAAGCACCGTTAATTCATTGGCGGTATATCATGTGCTATGGTGGCTAGCAGCTAGTATGGCGAACGATATTTATCACTAGCATTATAGAGCGCCAGAAGGTGTGAGGTGTTGCCTTTATCTCTTATCTCACTCTGTGACTCCGCTATCAGCTGACACTGAGCAAGAGCTACCATTCTAATCAACCATCAGATTCAATTTTACTATCTATTTTCTGACGCTTTTTCATTGCATTAAAAACACATTTACCGGTTGGCCGCgaagaataattaatcgtGATTAATTTGAGGATATTTACGGATACAGATTTTACACAATATCAGTGACTTCGATATTGTTCTGCtaatattatcgttattatttcaCCTGTCTTACAAATATTGATCAATCGATATTTCTCCTCGAAGATTATCGATACAGTGGAATGTATTTCCTTTTATTACCGTAATAGTTCAGAAATACgattaatattgaaataaaaataatttatttatataaataataataaaaatattaataataatattaacaacgAATTGTCGCATTggaaaatgtacaaaatatcTATTCTTAAAATTTAACTTATGTTTTACCGTTATTGAAGACAGGAATGTATTTGCTACGACAGACAATTATCGTCCTGATTACGAGGCGGACGGATGTCGTTATTTCTTTTGATGCAATCGACCAGCCAGTGAATTCCTTCGTCTACACCGTCGCTATAAATAACAACAATTATTAGGCCGTTTTGAGCGATCAAATTCAATGAGTTTATCCCTGAGTAACCCCTgcgaaattattctttttaccCATTTAGCGCGGAAACCGGCATCACCATGCAATCTCTCCTTCCAATGAGATGGGCATTCTGATTGAAAATCGGCTTCACATCTCTGACTCCCATACAGTCTGGTATATCTTGTTTATTAGCGAGAACCAGCAGAGGTACTCCCATCAAATGCTCCGAAGATATCATCCTGTCTACATAAATCTGTTATAAGCACACTTATTCATCTTTGAAATTTGTCAGGCTGTTCCATGCGAACATACTTTGAATAagcatattttttgttctaaAGAAATCGATAATTTCGACCATGGTAAAACTAGAAGCGTTTTAGACAAATTTACTACTTTCTGAGGATCTTGAGGCACCCTTCAAGTAATACATGTGTTTTAGGTAGCTCAAGATACTTTTAAACTCGCACTGCAAAACTTTATTTTAAGACTATTGTTGGATTTCGAAAAGTAAAATGCACATTGACAGGTTGATGTAACAATAGAACATCCTGCACTTAGGCCAATGGTACTGTCTTACCAAAAGTCTCTTTGGAATCTGGTATTCTGTCTCTGTCCGAAGAATCAACAATGTAAATGACTGCGTGCGACTCTGCGTAATACTGCAAAATATGTTATGTTTTACAAAATGTAATAGCGTTTTCATTGCAAATGATTTAACTTTATTTATAATGAGATGAATGATTGTGATCAGGCTTCAGGCTCGCCTTAGTAACCTTTAAAGGGCCAGCCTGGCTCTTTTAGGGGTCAGCAGATAATTCGGAAACTCCACCATGCGCGTTGACtatttacatacataaatcatacctctaaaaaaatatccaatttCAAGGGAAAAATGCCAGCCCTCTAAGGTTAAACAGAATATTGCCATTGTTGTATAATGAACGTCAGATTGTCAAGCGAATCTTggtttataaaatttgaaataagaattatgacttgggatttttttacaaaaaatgtgaGATATTCTAGGTCGACTGAAGTGAGTGAAAGATGAAATCAGGTTCGACATAAAACCTTATCCCAGAGAGACTGAAGTTCCTCCTGTCCTCCGAGATCCCAGAAGTTTAACCGCACGCCCgcgtgatcaatttttccaatattaaGGCCGACTGTTGTAGTAATTTTGCTGGGATTCATGCCTTTGTAGTTTTTCGTGAACTTCGTTTTAGCTGCCTCTAAGTAAGTCTGTGAAATAGTTAAACTAGCGTTTAGAAAACTCACAATGTCTCTTCGTACAGAACATAACCTAAGACAACAATGTGTAATGATACTCTTACCGTCTTCCCTGCATTGTCTAAGCCCAGTATCAGTACGTAATATTCGTCTTTTTGCATGAGGTACTTATAAAGACCGTTTAATAATGTATACATTTCAATATTGTTCACTCTTTGACAAGTTTACTTCCGTGTCATAGTAAATTCAATATGAGCCAAGTGGTTGGGTATTTGTCAATGACGACGATTTGTAAGTCGGTATTGCACGAACTCGACATTATCGGTAACAACTTGATGTATCTGGAAATACGTGTAACATCCCGTCGGTATTGTGGAATACCGAACGACCGATGATATATTCGGGACGCAAATTTTACTTACCAGATTGCGGAGTTATAGGACATAAGAAACATGATACACGGTAACTATCGTACACTGAAATAGAATGTCCTATGAATGTTATATCTGTGCTAAAACTATGGCAGTCGAAGATAATTActaacgaaacgaaaaaaattaccgccGTTCCAGGCGACGCCGCGACGATAAGgttaatcattttcaaattttccgtCGGAATACACTGTTCGTTAGTGACATAATTCAATAATGTATTCTAAATTCGTCTTCAACCACTGTTCACtattttcaaatagtttttttgtttattttattgtcGTTAATTCTGTCAATCTTGCGATGCGTTTAACGCGCCTTGGAAAGGCAACCCAACATACGTCGCAGCAAGTGAGAGCCTGAATGCTCTAACCGGGCGCTCGCTTTACACAAATCAACACTTACAATATAGTTGCGCACCTTATCGCATTTATACAGCCGCCAATAGGATTAGCACTGGCATTGTATTTGCAGTTGGTCCTGATTCACTTTTCGATGTACCTATCGAATAGATCAAATTCCACGAACGCGTCTTGTCACGTCATGTCATCGTAACTACTCCATACATCCGCAGATCCGCAATCAGGAAAGTAACAAAAGACAAGGGCTCTGTCCAATAAATCGCTATGTCGAATCAGTCAGTGTCCAATTAATCTAGCGCTCCATATAGCTTCCGATTATTTTTGCTGTCCAATAACGCTGATGTCCTATAGGATGGTGTCCAAGAAATCACGTAACAGTTGACTATATGATTTTGCTTGCTCTGTATAGATGACTATATGATATTTGATCCAGTATATCTGATAATTCgtgcttttgtttttcattacgTGATTTCTCATacattttatcgaatttagaagatgaatcatgtaataaattacatgctgaattctttcaaaacaCTTTATGATTTAACAAATGAACATTTACAGTAGGGTGGTAATACTGTTGATATTAAAATGATATAAAAGGTTATTTTATAGAGAAGAAATCaagtattatttattcaaacatATATTAggtaatttgaatgaaatttggtGGTAAAGTGGCAAATATACATAAGACAAGTATAAGTCAATTAGACATAAACGactcaattttaattttgttgaacGATCTTTTCTTCGGATTCTGACTCCGCTGCTCTCCGGAACCGGAATGATCCTTGTATTCCAACAGTTGGTTCCCACCTTTGGCCCGGGTACTTCTGAGCTCCGCCTGTCGCGCTGATCGAACCATGTTTATTCTCAAAAAGCTTGTGCTGGTAATCGACGTTGTAAGAAGGTCGGCGTTCTGGACCACTGAGATTCTTCTGCCAAGTGGCACGTACGGATCCTTGGGGTTCCGGCTGTGGTTCCGGCGATCTACGGAATCGGAAAGACCCTTGTACTCCAACAGTTGGTTCCCACCTTTGGCCCGGGTACTTCTGAGCTCCGCCTGTCGCGCTGATCGAACCATGTTTATTCTCAAAAAGCTTGTGCTGGTAGTCGACGTTGTAAGAAGGTCGGCGTTCTGGACCACTGAGATTCTTTTGCGCTGTAACGCTCACAGATCCTTGAGGTTCCGGCTGTGGTTCCGGCGATCTACGGAATCGGAAAGACCCTTGCACTCCAACAGTAGGTTGCACTCTCTGTCCTGGATTCTTCTGAGCTCCTGCTGTGGCGCTGATCGAACCATGCTTATTCTCAAAAAGCTTGTGCTGGTAATCGACGTTGTAAGAAGGTCGGCGTTCTGGACCACTGAGATTCTTTTGCGCTGTAACGCTCACAGATCCTTGAGGTTCCGGCTGTGGTTCCGGCGATCTACGGAATCGGAAGGATCCTTGTAGTCCGACAGTCGGTTCCCACCTTTGACCTGGGTACTTCTGAGCTCCGCCTGTCGCGCTGATCGAACCATGTTTATTCTCAAAAAGCTTGTGCTGGTAGTCGACGTTGTAAGAAGGTCGGCGTTCTGGACCACTGAGATTCTTTTGCGCTGTAACGCTCACAGATCCTTGAGGTTCCGGCTGTGGTTCCGGCGATCTACGGAATCGGAAAGACCCTTGCACTCCAACAGTAGGTTGCACTCTCTGTCCTGGATTCTTCTGAGCTCCTGCTGTGGCGCTGATCGAACCATGCTTATTCTCAAAAAGCTTGTGCTGGTAGTCGACGTTGTAAGAAGGTCGGCGTTCTGGACCACTGAGATTCTTTTGCGCTGTAACGCTCACAGATCCTTGAGGTTCCGGCTGTGGTTCCGGCGATCTACGGAATCGGAAGGATCCTTGTAGTCCGACAGTTGGTTCCCACCTTTGACCTGGGTACTTCTGAGCTCCGCCTGTCGCGCTAATCGAACCATGTTTGTTCTCGAAGAGCTTCTGCTGATAGTCGACGTTGTAAGAAGGTCGACGTTCTGGACCATCGAGATTCTTCTGCCAAGTGGCACTTACGGATCCTTGGGGTTCCGGATCGGCTGATCTTCGAAACCGTGGTTTTGGTGGTGGCAGACGATTCTGAAGTAATAAAACGCGGCCATTATACAAACAGTTGGTAATTGTTCCATGAACATCACGATTCTGATGATAATTATACTCACGACATAAGGGGCGGGTCGCCTCGTGTCTCCTATACCTGGAGACGATTCTACTAGTGCCGTTAAGGCGATTGCTAAAATGATTAAAACGGCAGCCCTCATTTTGATCAACTATCTGAAACGAATTACAATCAGTCAAAATTCTGCTTATGACATGTCGTGTAGCATTATctattcatcaaaattttcaacggatttgaatttaaatacgACTTAACGAATTTAATCCTCATGCTATTGATATTCAAGAGCAAACGTGTTACTTGATAATTGAATAGCTGTTACATCGACAACAAAGTCTACAACACCAAAAAGCACACAAAATAGTAGAGAATCGTAAAGAAATGTTCATCTTACCTGTTCCAACTGAGTATGTCTCTGGACTGCAACTGTGCTGGCTGGTTGTAAGTTATTCGCTTTTATAGGTAGCCAAATGCATGTATGATAAACTCTGGGAAAAACCTCCATCTCTACAATCACTCACACGGTTGAAACTTCCGCGGATTCCCCTTCGGTAGCTTGATAGCTCCGTGCAATCGTGCGTTGTTGTTTacttcttattattataatcaagATTAAAATATGTGCCCAAGGGTTACTCCATGCGAAATTGTACGCTATTTGGAGCATGTTATCGTATTCGTTATAATCGATCTGGGGTCAGATTTTTTCCtcagttattaaaaaatgctgaaactgtttaaattttaaattaagcGCAGGATGTTCAAcactatttttgaaaaatataaaaggtACTATTATTAATCAGAAGCTGCTTCCAtaagtgcaaaaaaaaaagaatttccaaTTGAACATCATTATTATTCGTAAGATTATCGGATGCTGCCAGAAAATATTTgacattatttcaataatcACGAATTACTCTAAGGAATAtgcaatgattttttatcggacagttttagaataaaaaattttacgaccACAGTTGCATCATGATGATAAAATCTCCAGATGTCAAGcatatggggaattccatgccAACCCAACTAACATTTGAACCttatcatttttgattttgattcaaattttttctctaattgtCCCAacgctgaattttttcaaattttttattcaactattAAAATTGATATATTATGTTATACAAGCACATGTATAGTGCTTTAGCTGTCGTAGTCGAATACGGCTGTGACCCTGGCTTACGCAGTGCAAAGATCGGGCGTTATTTTTTTCGCTTACGTGTATTGAGAATTGGCACATGCAGAAGTCAGATACACGCGCGGTTGATTACCGATATCGTAACGTATATAACTGCCTGCTGGCAGTTCTTCCCCGCGTCTTGGATTTCCCtcgacaaaaataaatactaaGAAACGACGAGTATTTCCAGGCATTTCGCACTCAACTCTATTTGTCATGCTCTATACCAATCAGATTCTTCTTTATTCACTCCGATTTTGTCAGAGTCATTTTTGCATTGTTAATGAGGAGAGAGGGTCCAAGACCATACACAAAGGGCGAAGCACGTAATTGATTAATGTCACTGGGAAAATCTTTCGAAACATAGATCCTTTGAACCCTTTAGTGTCATCAATTTGAGGCTTGCGAGATCCTTTGTACTGAGGGAAAGTCTTGAGAAAATATATACAAGTCCTCAAACAACTCGTAGTTCGGTAGACTTTCATTCGAGAATGTTATTTCGCTttacggtgaaatttcacaacgAATTCGGACATTCGTATTACTAGTCCTCCTCAAATTGTTCCTGACAATTCATGTTGTCTCGATTGAATATAGCTTAGCTGACAATCAATTCATCAGCCGTCACTGCCGTAGGGAGTGGCAAGTAAATTCATAAGTGTCACAATCAGAATCGTGAAACCGTTTTCCATTTTCAGAGTAGACTTGGCACGAATAATACTGAGCAGATGCTGCATGAATTGAACCTGTGAAGCAAAGGTAAACGGACGCAAATCTAGACCAGAGACATTTTCTGTTGACGTTGttaatcgatgaaaaaactATGCAAAATGAAAGAGGTATCATTCACTGTGAGTACCTTATACCACAGAGTCTTGAACCTCACAATCAGTCATGCCAAATACTATCGAATCATCAATCGCAGGTGAGGAAGAATCACTTTGTACATTCAATTCTTTTTCCAGAGCAAATCCGTTGTAGTTACTACTTTTCCttgttttcattcaattctcTTTGTTCGCGACTTCACTTCTAACATCATTAGCATTCATCCGATTATCCGGTGTAGCCAAAATAGCCCCGATATTTCAATGCTGATAAATTATGTGAAATGATATAACGATAATTTCTTACCAATCATTCGgactatattatttttaaactcataTTGCGATATGTTATTTATACGCACGTGTCAGCTAGCCGATAACAGCAGTGACCCTTGAACCAGCAGCTTGTAATGATCTGTAGGCGTTCCTTTTTTTGGTAGCATATAATTTGGCACATGTAGTAAGTCGGAGACGCGATTTATAACCGATAGTTTGATGTATACGTGTAACACGAACTACACGTACTTGCTGGGAGTTCTTCCCCGCATCTGCAATACCCTAACGCATAAATAAATACTAATGAATAACGAGTGCAGTTGCATTTTTAGGAATTTCACACTCCACTATATTTGTCACGCAATACCagccacgtttttttttattcactttctCAGAGTCATTATTGCATTGTTAATGAGAAAAAAGGGGCGGCGGCAATCCAACAAAGGATATATTTGAttataatgatgaaaaaaattctcgcatCCTTCGACTCTTTGTACCAAATGTCATCAATTTCAAGCTTGCAAGATTCTTTGTGCTCAGAAGAAgtcgtaataaaaaatacacaactGCCCCAAGATTTATTACAAACAACGCGTAATGCGGTAAACTTCCACTGTGGAatgttatttcatttcgtaaGTTGTTGCAGATGTCATGGCAAGACATGAGTTTCATAGGTCATTCCACGTACTTacgtttttgataaattatatCACCTCGATTAATTGCGTGCCTGATTGAATTCATCAGCAGTAATTGCAGGGAAGACTGACAATTAGTAAATTAACGGGTCTCGTCATCAGAATCCCAACCCTGTTTTTAATTTGCCAAATACACTTGGCTTGAATGAGACGTTGAATAGATGGGTAAACGAACGTAAAGTTGACTCAAGCCCTATCCGTAGAGATTATAGACGCCCACTCCAACCTGATGTTCGAGGTATCGATTCGTATAAAGACTGGATAGCTGAAAAACTTCCCAACGAGTACCCGAAGGATCTTCTCCACTTGCATAAGCATCGCTATCATGCACTTTAAGAGTTCTGCTTATTCCACCTACGACAAGGAGGTTGTGAAACTTCTTCTCCACGTATTGGAATCGAAGTTAGTGTGCGGAATAGTTTCGGTCACATAtattgtgtataataatatggaATATAAACGTATTTTTGTATTCAAAACCCAGGGATTAATTATCACcggaaatcatttcaatttccagCTATGACCTGCGAGTAAATTCCTCGATACTGGGACTGGCGAACGGTAACGGAACTGTGGAAGTTACGGGACCCGGTTTAATCGGCAGCGGCGAACACCGAACgtttccaattttcattcaccaGTCAGCATAGTCCACCAGTAGTTAATTAAGACTCGACATTATTAGGCCAATGGTAGGTAAAATTGCATGGTCTGTAATATTTCAGGCCAACAATTTATCACAAAATCAACATCGTCAAACGGTCGAAGATAATCTTCCTGGCGCCATTTGCAAATGACGTTTGGTTCGTGCTGGCACTTCTTCTCCTGGGAGTCACCGTCGCCCTGACTTATGTCCTGGCAAGGGAAGTCCGACTGAGCGATTCTGAGACGGCTGGTATTtaacgctgagaaaaattgagcTTATATCAGTGATTGGCCGAAGCGTCACGGCTGTGATAACGGTTACTTCCGTTTCTAGGATGTCGGCGGAAGGTTCGATGGGAGCTGAGCGAAGTTCTCCTCGTTTCGGTCGGTGCACTTTGCCAGCAAGGCACAACGCTGAACCCGCAAGCTCCCTCGTCCAGGACCCTCTTCCTTGCGATATTCGTAATGGCAGCCCTCGTCTACACGGCTTACAACGCGAGTATCATCGCCATCACGGAATCGTTCGTCAATTCAGGGACAGTCGTCTCCGCACCTTCGCTTTACGCCAGTGATTCGCCCTATTTTGTACTCGACAAGCAAGTGAGTTTATAATTATGCAGTATttctacccttaccgaccgagtagaCTCAGAAAATAACATTCCTGAATTTCGCTGCatcgtcgaaatttgaatcctTTCCGTTCGTTCATGTATTTCATATGGGTAGAAAAAGGATGagtttactcggtcggtaaaggtaggagtacTCCTTACTCCGGTCCTTACCTTAACGGTCGCCTAACGAGTCTTTGATGCGCAGGACACGGAAAAACTGAAACCTCTTTACGGCGCAGCAAGACTTAAGATAACGCGAATCGTTCCATCTCAAGTACTGCTCAATGTTCTCGATGGTTCAGCCGTTTTACTGGCCGACCGAACATCGACCAGAGACATTTTCCATCGACGTTGTCGGTCGATGAAAAGACTGTGCAAAGTTAAAGAGGCGCCATTCGCTGCGGGTACTTATCACAGAGTCCTGAACCTAAGTCACGACAAGTACAAAAGAATTATTAATCGCAGGTAAGGGGGAATCGCTTTTTAGGTACTGTTTCTCCTTGTTTTCGTTCAATTCTCTTTGTTCGCGGTTCAGCCTATTGCGCCTTCGGGAATTCGGACTACTCGAACGGACCAGAAGGTTTCTCTTCAAGACGTGGCCCTTATGCGAGTCCCACGGAGCTTGTTGCAGCGAGGCTATCAGCATCTACCTGGACGACGTTTATCCAGCATTTTACCTACTCGGCGCAGGAGTTGGACTTTCACTTACACTTCTGTCGATCGAGCTACTATTCTTCCAATGGTGATCGCAATGCGCTTCTGATGTAATACAATTGGCCTAAGcattttgataataaattttccattAGTTCTAAGTGGTTCAGGAGGAGACGAATGGGCTTTCCAAAATCTCAATCGAGTCCGGATGGATGGTTGCGGTTAAGAGATGCTATACTCTGCATGACCCCTCCAGCAGAAGAAAGTGCTGAAGATATCATAGATCTGCAAAATCGAGCTCGAACAATGTGCTGATTACAAAAAGCAAACATCGTGTTTGCTTTAATGTCGGACAAATATTGAACAAAAGTAGGTGTAATACACAATACTTATAAGTAAGTGTTTCGAATAATCGATGTAATCAGGATAATAGTACGCTATATCTGGATTTATTTGTatgcgaaataaagaataacaGATCAGGCAGAAA belongs to Neodiprion lecontei isolate iyNeoLeco1 chromosome 5, iyNeoLeco1.1, whole genome shotgun sequence and includes:
- the LOC107219160 gene encoding ADP-ribosylation factor-related protein 1 → MYTLLNGLYKYLMQKDEYYVLILGLDNAGKTTYLEAAKTKFTKNYKGMNPSKITTTVGLNIGKIDHAGVRLNFWDLGGQEELQSLWDKYYAESHAVIYIVDSSDRDRIPDSKETFDRMISSEHLMGVPLLVLANKQDIPDCMGVRDVKPIFNQNAHLIGRRDCMVMPVSALNGDGVDEGIHWLVDCIKRNNDIRPPRNQDDNCLS
- the LOC107219157 gene encoding uncharacterized protein LOC107219157, whose product is MRAAVLIILAIALTALVESSPGIGDTRRPAPYVNRLPPPKPRFRRSADPEPQGSVSATWQKNLDGPERRPSYNVDYQQKLFENKHGSISATGGAQKYPGQRWEPTVGLQGSFRFRRSPEPQPEPQGSVSVTAQKNLSGPERRPSYNVDYQHKLFENKHGSISATAGAQKNPGQRVQPTVGVQGSFRFRRSPEPQPEPQGSVSVTAQKNLSGPERRPSYNVDYQHKLFENKHGSISATGGAQKYPGQRWEPTVGLQGSFRFRRSPEPQPEPQGSVSVTAQKNLSGPERRPSYNVDYQHKLFENKHGSISATAGAQKNPGQRVQPTVGVQGSFRFRRSPEPQPEPQGSVSVTAQKNLSGPERRPSYNVDYQHKLFENKHGSISATGGAQKYPGQRWEPTVGVQGSFRFRRSPEPQPEPQGSVRATWQKNLSGPERRPSYNVDYQHKLFENKHGSISATGGAQKYPGQRWEPTVGIQGSFRFRRAAESESEEKIVQQN
- the LOC124294428 gene encoding uncharacterized protein LOC124294428 codes for the protein MHFKSSAYSTYDKEVVKLLLHVLESNYDLRVNSSILGLANGNGTVEVTGPGLIGSGEHRTFPIFIHQPTIYHKINIVKRSKIIFLAPFANDVWFVLALLLLGVTVALTYVLAREVRLSDSETAGCRRKVRWELSEVLLVSVGALCQQGTTLNPQAPSSRTLFLAIFVMAALVYTAYNASIIAITESFVNSGTVVSAPSLYASDSPYFVLDKQDTEKLKPLYGAARLKITRIVPSQVLLNVLDGSAVLLADRTSTRDIFHRRCRSMKRLCKVKEAPFAAGTYHRVLNLSHDKYKRIINRSLLRLREFGLLERTRRFLFKTWPLCESHGACCSEAISIYLDDVYPAFYLLGAGVGLSLTLLSIELLFFQCSKWFRRRRMGFPKSQSSPDGWLRLRDAILCMTPPAEESAEDIIDLQNRARTMC